Part of the Arachis hypogaea cultivar Tifrunner chromosome 6, arahy.Tifrunner.gnm2.J5K5, whole genome shotgun sequence genome, taaaataacaaaaaatattgataAGGACTTTTTTTTaacatgactaaatattattttttatatatttttaaacaattattttactttttattatctcatatttaattgtcaaatctacttattattatttttatagtataaataaattttttaaccaaaataattacaatatattaatacatagataatatatttttttatcttaaacaatttttaaaaaatcactaataatttaagttgtatttaattagaaaactaagttttaatttaattattaattaattaactaatataatataattaattaacactttttttagtgtatttatttatttttcatactaaatcaaatttaacaatataattattatgtgttaagtttaacaaaatattttttaacataaaatacaaaagaactatttatattttattttgagacaaatataatataataagtagtatatatgtatataagtattaatttaaaaaaaatgtggggGCAAATGCCCCTCTATATTAAACGTGGGTCCATTCCTAGCTGTGAAGGAAGATGAGAGTTGTGAATAGGTAGGCGGCGATGGACTCCGCAACAACATGACGCGAGCTAtgcgattttttttttgtgaagaagctgaaaagaagaaaattttgggTGAGGATGATTGAGTTTATCTTGCATGACTATAGAGTATAGACTGAAGCTATAAATCATCTGTGATGTGAGACAAATTCTAATTtctaaaaagtgtttatatgtatatatttggggcaggtacaccctaaacccgaccATATACCCTATCTTGAGCAAAATCTGTTCCGACTTTGGTCAAGTTATTACTCTTTCTATCTAGGTATGAACGGGTAGGGTACCCGCGTATTCAGAAACTCCTGCCAAGTCTAACCACGTATTGATACTCCATTTATTAAGAGTTTAACGCTAGCCAATGCATTGCTATATACACAAGGcgagattctaactcctaatagttgtttaagcagacgagtgagatgatcacttaacaaactcaaattgattaagagaaataataattattttaacattttaatattaaaaattttgagagtttaattttaattataattttataaaatatttataataataattactatatatattatttaattttttaataaaatttttaatataattttatgtattatcccgtaCAAGGTACGTGAACATacactaattttattaaaaaggacgattttaataaaaaaaaacgttaaagatgattttaaatcgaaaattagataataaacaattttaattCTGACCGAAAACTTTTGGACCAAAATTATACTTAACCCtaaataaaacattaaaaccAACTTAAAGTCTTAAACAACGAACTTGTGAATAAAGTTTAAACATATTATTTCGCATTTGTACTTACGCCTAACATTTCAATTCAATCTTTATAGTCTAAATTATTTAATTGGTTAAcaacaatttaatttaatattggaACGTCAAATAAAAGCATGCTTTTCTCTGGTCAATGCCTATAAAAATGGACTTGAATATGGATATACATCATTATATGAAACAAAAGCTTCCATAAAGATATTTAACAAAAACAAACCGACACTCTTATTTCATTTAAAAAGTAATTATTATAAGATTGTTAGTTGTACAATCATTAGATAACCTAATAAACATTTATAAGTTACGACGCTATAGATATACATCATTGATTTGTGCTATTCATTTTTCTATCACCCAAGTCCTAAACTAATAGCTAGCATTTGTTTTTTTTATGAAGCTTCTTTTGAGATAAATATAAgggtaaattattaaaaatatactcaaataattttgttattaataaaatatatttaaattttattattgataaaaatatatttaaataattttaaaatataataaaattatttaatagtaaatatatattttttaaaatatattttaaaaattaaattttgataagattttttataaatatacttaaaaaaatgagataaaaataaatttttttaaatatataattctttataattttttaaaagtattattcgttgttgacaaaaaaattacacaaaaaatatatatttaacgaaaaattatcaaatcttaaccataaaaatatctaatttttaattgtgcatgaaaaaattgcattgaaattcAATTTCagacattttttgaaaatatatatttattgttaagtatatttgtcacatttttaaattatttaagaatacttttgttgataataaaattcgaaaatatttttgtcaaCAACAAAATTATTCAGATGTATTTTCGGTGGTTTATCCTAAAGACAATGATAAagtgataaaaattataaataaaatgatgatcaatcttattttattaatttatcaaatttttttaattagaaaaaaaggTTTAATTTGATTGAAATTAATTAGATAGATtatgaacagaaaagaaaaacagGTGTGGGAAATAAAATCACATTTCATTTTCAGTGTACTCCAAGTCTCCAatatataagatattttttttttatgaatttgtaTGGTGGATGAAAAAACACATAGGATCCAAAAGTAAGAAAGCCCAATAAAAAGGTTAAGAGTCCAAACGACGTCGCAGCATGAATCTCTTGATATTTAAAGGGATTTCTTATCCCTGCCCCCTGCCTCAGGAAAGTTGGGTGAAACCAGAAACCCTAATTAAGGTGTTCCAATATCTGGCGATGTTTGTATTTTTGGTAAGAAAATTTGGgggaaaataaaaattgaattgaatggtaGGAGGAGAAGCTGATGATGAGGGTATTATAGGCATGAGCTGTAGCGATATATTTGCGCACCGTGTTCTCATAGTACACGGGTTGTTGCAGCTATGTTGAATGTGCCATAATGCTAATCTGAGGCTCCTTTCTCTCATTAATCCAAACGGGTTTTGATGTCTAGAACTAATTCACTAACTAACAGTCAATTTGCCAACCTTTTTTCTGAATGATTGTTGATGCCACTCAGCAAATGGATATATATTTATCATGGAACCGTTTTGAGTTATGACAAGCAACTACTACTTTGAGTCGTGGGTTTGAATGGTAGCTAACCATGATTCATCTGACTAGTAGTTTAAGCAGCTTTGTTACAATTCGATGTACCGTGTACGAAGAAGGATTTTCTGACTTGAATGTAAGAGATTTATAGCCACTATATAAGATCCACTACATAAGAAGCTTTGTTAGAACTTCATAGTTTCACTACACCTCTTCCTTCCCTCTAGCTTTTGTAAATACAACCTACTTGGGGTGCTCTGTTTTGTGTTCTAGTGTGTGGAGACTAGAGACATCTAGCCATGGGACCGGGTGGGCCGGGGGGTCCTGGTGGGCCTGGTTTTGGTGGCCCTGGCGGACCTGGAGGCCCTGGATGGGGTCCTGGCCCTGGTTGGGCTCCGGGGCCTGGTGGACCAGGCTGGGGTCCTCCTGGGCCTGGTTTCTTTGGACCCGGTGGATTTTTTGGTGGGTTTGGAGATGGTATATGCAACCTCATTTCTTCATGGTGAGTAGTAAACAAACATTACGTGAAGCCATGATTGCTATATTTTGGGCCCATTAATAATGACAATGCCCATTAATGAATTTCACATATTAGAACCGGCTCTAAATTCTAATAACTTTCAAATGTGGCAATGCAGCTTCTATTGTTTGTGCTGTTGTTGGTTGTTCCAAGGTTGCTTCGGAGGTCCACGTGCATCATTTGGCCCACCCGGCCCAGGAGGTCCACCTGGCTTCTGATGGGCAGGCATATTGTCCACACTGCTATTGTCTATCCGGAATGAGGATCAATCAAGGCCTGGCTTCACTTTGTTCTCGAGTTGTGATCAATCAATGAGCCTTAGCTCAAGTGGCACTTCTCCCCTCTCCCCACCTCAAGGTCTAGGGTTCAAACCCTAGAGAATGCAATTGAGGAAAATTGTGAAAATATGTGAGGAGTGTGTGGGTGAGTTGTGTACCTAGGattggggttgtccaatccattggggtacctaggattgggggttgtccaatccaccgaccaaaaaaaaaaaaaaaaaaaaaaaaaaaaaaaaaaagaagaactaGATGTAATAATGCAAGGCTATTGTTCTTGTAATATGTCCTCTatctttttgtcatttttttagcAGAACCATTCATACTGTATTTCTTCTTTTCTGATCAAAGATTTTCAAGTCATGAATTTGATACATCATACATCTAGTAAGTGGTAACTCACACTAGCTTAAATAGAAGGCAAAGTATTTGATGGAGCTCTCTATGAGAATTTCATTGGATGGAGCtctctaaaatatttatgaatttatcCCATTTCACTTTTCTATATTCATTTACTGGAAACAAAATTTTAGGAATTTATTAACAACTTTATACTTAATAAGTTAATTAGACTCCAATAATTCAACAAATTCACAAATCACAATCATCCATCTAGTCATCTGAGGCCATTAACAAATATATATTACAGAATTTTTTTATGAATGTGGACACCAATAAGTGATGCTCAATGGAAAAAGCATCAAACACCACAAGTGATGAATAGTTTGAGAAAATACATTTCTTCAAAGAAGCACACTTTGAGCTTTTGCAGCTTTCCCAACTGACGAGGAATAGAGTTATTGAGATTACTAACGTGCGAATCTTCTAAACCCGGAACAAAACCCGAGTTCCAATGGTAAGAACCGAAAACATTAGTGTCATAAAGTGCTGAAGTTTGGAGATTGATAAGTTTCAAAATATGGAAAAGAAATGGAACCAGAAATTTCAGTGATTTCGCCGGAGAAATTTTCGGCTGTAGCTCCTCTGTTGTGATTTCGTCGATGACTGCTGCTCCGAATGGAAGGCTGTTGTCCGATGAGAACATAGGACGAgtttgttccttttttttttcacctcTTTTTTTCCCACCATTTCTCAATAAAATTCAATGGAACTAGGTATTGTTTAAATATTAttctttattcaatttttaaaagagaaaaaaataaaaaatgaataatttttttaatttttgagttaatctttaaataattttttagttgatgagtttttttacatttttcttttatttttttatttatttgtagttGTTCTTGCTCCACTTCTTATATTGAACTctcttgtttaaaaaaaaaaattcttaaaaaaatttatcaaaagctaaattttaaaaaacaagtaATTTATTTTACTCTAGTTGTGTTCTGATTAAAAAACTTATGTCTATTTTTGTTATTCTTCAAGTGAGActagtattaaaatttttaatgttaatatttttttctgcttttctaGAGATCTCATGATGTTCTAGACTTAATAGTCTTATTTTTCTCATTATTGTTCAACAGATATGATTTTTTTCCCCTTCTTTTTAAAAGAATATCTCAATGTTACATATCTTAATAGACTaagtttttgagatttttttttctaggatttcctcAGTTCCTCTTTAgagaaatttaattatttaaagaataaaagaaacaaatattTCGCAGAGGAGATAATAGAGCATGTATTTGAATATGCAGCCGTTGTCCgtgagatgaaaatgaaattagtgGATGCAGAGATTTATTTTGTGGGGGTTGATTAGAAAAACTAAGGGTTAcatttgtatatagaaagaaaaaaatttgaagagTCAATTGGTCAATTTTATATTTTGACAATTCTATTTAAcggaatttttcttaaaaatttcatAAAGTACTTAGCCTAAATATAGGATGGTAATACTATCCAAATTTGTAGGTATTTACTCTGACCTGTTCCAGGCAAGTTTTTAGTAAAATGAGGTCGGATTTAGGTTTTATTTATCccgatatttatatataaatatataaataatatgtaaaataattagtaaaattattaataatattatattatatttaaaattttactttaatttatattatatatgtgataatggttatataaattttaaaatttaattttatttattagattttaataattatagagaTAAGTAAAGACAGAATAGATACCCGCAACCAGGGACGGACCCAGGCATTAGAggagggggcacttgcccccactaggttttagaaaaaaaatatatatataaaaattaatatatttgttttaatgtaatttatttttgttccacaaaaaattataaaaatttattttgagattcatgttaaaaataatctttttactaaatttaacgtacaataacttaataatatttattttattaaatttgatttaatatcaaaattaaaaataagtaaatgaattaactcaataaaaaaattaataaacagtaataatataattttttaaattcaatcaactcgttaattatcaaattaaatctttgtttttttaatataagtaAAATTATCAGTATTTTGTTGTCTTAAAAAATTAGTTgagataaaaaaatagtatttatctATTAGTTAATATCCtttattttaaaatgatataatattttttaattttatcttttaaataatcttgcttataataattattttagattaaaaagtatcttatgtcataaatattataaaaaataaatttcctaATTCAATGAGaggtcattaatatttaaaaattataataagtagTAGAACAATTGTTTAAAAGCATGaaagttaattttgatatattaaaatatgtatCTTTTTTTAcatagttatttaattatatttatttttttagataattatttacatgataaatataaaaaatatatttaaattacaatacataattaaatagatttataaatgttttaatctaacagtatattaaaattaaattaaaaatatataaaaaattaattatttcaaaaagaaagaaagaaaaataattgtaaattaagtttttattatttgatataaacatatttttcatatataggtttatttttttatggtatttatatacaattatagtttcaaattataaatgcTAGTGTATTAATAGACGCTAACATGCCAATTgattcagtcttttattattaaatgtatataaaaatacatagaaataaaattaggtatgatgaaaaattatttataatttaattaaaatgttttaattttaaattttaggaacaaaaacatatttttttataaattatatataataaatagtattttaaaaataaaagtgttcactaactttttttaaattttatatttctattatatttttaatataattaacaatgttcaatgaaatttattttaagatatatttttgCCCCATTCTTAAACTTTTCTGGGTCCGTCGCTGCCCGCAGCGACAAATTAAGATTCAACCTTTTAATATTTGCAGATAAAAACGAGACAAATTTTATACGGTTATTGTTGGACAGGGCGAGTCCTACCCGCCCCGTTGCCTCTACCTAAATAGAAAAGGAAACGATAATAGTAGTctgttgggttttttttttttaatttcattaccGTGGTTCATTTTTAAGGCAACTGAACTACTGAAGAACAAACTTCAAGGAATTTGAGGAAATGGATATAAGACGGGTAATAGGACAGTGCATGAGATAAAAAAGTAGAGAAACACATTCTATATcccaaaaccaaaatcacaaacgTTGGCATGTGAACATGAATGAAATTAGGCTCTGGGCCCAGGCTGTACTTACTACCCTAATCCACCACAATGCTTTGCTTTGTTATCACTTGCCCGTTACaactttctttcaattcatgtgGGCTTCCTTTAATcagaataataataaatgaacatTGAAAGAAAAGTAATTGGACACCCATCAtattaatttaccaaacctcCATATTCAATTACGTTTTCCGACCGTTACACCATGTGTGCTCGCTCCATCACGTTACTAAATACTAATCCATGCATGATCCCGCACTCACCATGTGtttttcaatatatttattattatcatataatataaaatcaTATTCTTAAACTACGATGTGATTTATTTAATGTACTAGATGTGACATGATGATTAAAAAGTTAATTATGTTATAATCATATACTCACACCATATTCATATTTTATGTTATTACCAGTTTACCACTGTCTCTGCAcaagggaaaaaaaaaatctagaaattgGGGACCATGAGATTGGTACACGTGTGTGAATATGATTGAGTGAAGATGTGAGAATAGagacaaaagaattcaaaatggagaaagaagaagagaacaaCATTTTAAGATACCGGTCTCCCTCTCTTGTCTCTGCTTGCAGCAGAAGACCACCACTGTGACTCGGTGAGTTGACTCGGAAGCATTCAAGAACCAGGTTGGTCTTACGCCCTTTCCTTTCCGCTCTTATTGATTTACGAGATGGGCATTGTGAAGTTCGAGTCTTTTGTCCTTTCTATCCTCATCGCTCAACGTATTCCCCCATGTACATGCACCTCAGTTAGATGTAACTTTTTCTGCAATTTTTCTCGCTTttatgtttgtgtgtttttgaAGGTTCCCCTTTGGTTTCGTTACTGGTAGTAATTGCAGTGTTTGAAATGACGATAACATCCTTACATTTTTGACCTTATATGGATTTGTGTGGAACCGTGTTCTTGTAAACAACGAAGAGGCAGTGCCACTGTTGAGTCGGTGCAGTTAGTTACTCCACGCAATTTCTCATTTTTATCTTCTAGTGATTTCCGTTTTTATCTTTTAGCTATATGTGTTTGTGACTGTTTGGAGTATGTGAATGTGATGGAGACTTGTTAATGCTAGTATATATATGGTTATGCTTGCGTATCACTTCTTGTTTGGGGAAACCGAGGTTCTTCTTTGTTGTTTTGCCATCATATTTAtgtttgtttttgttgatgataagCAACAGGAGAAGAGTGAagcagaagaggaagaagaagatgatggatGAAATGACCAAGAATCAACCTTCACACTGGTGGTGGCTTGAAACCACCACCACTAACCGTTCCCCGTGGCTTCAATCCACTCTTTCAGGTTCCAATCTTCATTCCTCTGTATCCATCCTTATTAATTTGCATGGTCAAAAACGGTTGCAATTTTGGACAAATTCGTAAGTTGTAACTGATAATTTGTGATTATTAGATTGTCTTGTAACTTTTTATATGCATAGAAAGTCCTTTGCCCATCTTGTTTAGCCTCATCAGTGATTTGAAATTAGGAGCATCTTCTTGTCAAAAACTAGCCCTggttataatgactaataataaTCTGCTGTGCATTGAATCATGCTTTGATTGAGTTAAGTAAGATTGAGCGTATCCCTGTAACTGTGGCATAACACATGATGATTCAGGCCCAACCTAATCTCCCCCTTATCTTCGTATAGGTATAGACATATAGTGTTTTACAAGTAAAAGAGAATATTGGAGTTGGAATTTTTGCAAGAATTTATTTGCCAGAATCTTGTATTATGCTACTTGATCATTAGATTAATAGAATTGAGGTAAAAATCTTTATCAACTACTAATCACCAGAACTTCCAATTTTTCTTAACTTGTAGCATTTGTCAATTAAAAAAATGATGTCACTAGTGTAGCTGTAGGATCATAAAAAGTTTTTAGGCCACCGTTATCTGAGTCTTGCCTTTCAAgttctttttctactttttgcCTTATGTATTTAGCCGTTGGAGCAACCTTTGTTTAGTTTGACTGTGACTTGTATATGCTGCTACTCTACATTTGTGGCATAGAATTATATTGTTGAGAGGGAAAAGGTAAAAAAGTAAAAAGTGATTTAGCACTGATATGTGAATGTCTATTGAGGCTTATTGCAGAACTAAATGAGAAGACAAAAGCTATGTTAAAGGTAATTGAAGAAGATGCAGATTCCTTTGCCAAGCGTGCAGAGATGTACTACAAGAAGAGGCCAGAGCTTTTAAGAATGGTTGAAGATTTCTATAGGACGCATCGCTCGCTAGCCGAGCGCTATGATCAAGTCAGACCCGAAACTGGAATCGGCCTACTCAATTCAGGAGGATCCCCATTTGCATCGGCCAAGCATCGGTTCGAGAAGTTGCTGACTTTTGCAGATGATCATCGTGGTTATGATACTTATTCAGAGAGTTATGATGTGGAATCTGAAGTTGATGATCCTGAgcaagaagtagaagaagaagaagagagcaaGTCTAATCAcaaagaagaggtggaagtttcATATGTTGCTGTGAATGATGAAGTGATAAGACTGAGGGATGAGATGAAGAGACTCAATGAAGAGACCAAGGCACAGAAAGATCAACTCAAGATGAAAGATTCTGCTTGTGATGAAGTAATGATGCTGAGGGAAGAAATAGAGAGGCTTAAAGAAGAGAATGAGGCACAGAGGGAACAACTCAAGCAGAAGGACGAGGAGAAGATAGAGGTGATAAGGCAACTGAGTATGGCAATTGATGTGATGAAGGAGGAGAATGTGAAGATGAGAAACTTCATTGTTGCTAAGGAATCCACCAAGAAATGGAACAAGAAACCATTTGAGTTCAACAAATTTGTGGGAGAATTGTCTGagaaaattttcaatttcaatttcaatgtgaTTCCAAAGAATGAGCCTAGTGTGGAGCTCTCTAGACGTGGTTTAACTAGTTTGCAA contains:
- the LOC112695852 gene encoding uncharacterized protein is translated as MGPGGPGGPGGPGFGGPGGPGGPGWGPGPGWAPGPGGPGWGPPGPGFFGPGGFFGGFGDGICNLISSCFYCLCCCWLFQGCFGGPRASFGPPGPGGPPGF
- the LOC112695853 gene encoding uncharacterized protein isoform X2, with translation MRRVKQKRKKKMMDEMTKNQPSHWWWLETTTTNRSPWLQSTLSELNEKTKAMLKVIEEDADSFAKRAEMYYKKRPELLRMVEDFYRTHRSLAERYDQVRPETGIGLLNSGGSPFASAKHRFEKLLTFADDHRGYDTYSESYDVESEVDDPEQEVEEEEESKSNHKEEVEVSYVAVNDEVIRLRDEMKRLNEETKAQKDQLKMKDSACDEVMMLREEIERLKEENEAQREQLKQKDEEKIEVIRQLSMAIDVMKEENVKMRNFIVAKESTKKWNKKPFEFNKFVGELSEKIFNFNFNVIPKNEPSVELSRRGLTSLQIS
- the LOC112695853 gene encoding uncharacterized protein isoform X1, translated to MLVYIWLCLRITSCLGKPRFFFVVLPSYLCLFLLMISNRRRVKQKRKKKMMDEMTKNQPSHWWWLETTTTNRSPWLQSTLSELNEKTKAMLKVIEEDADSFAKRAEMYYKKRPELLRMVEDFYRTHRSLAERYDQVRPETGIGLLNSGGSPFASAKHRFEKLLTFADDHRGYDTYSESYDVESEVDDPEQEVEEEEESKSNHKEEVEVSYVAVNDEVIRLRDEMKRLNEETKAQKDQLKMKDSACDEVMMLREEIERLKEENEAQREQLKQKDEEKIEVIRQLSMAIDVMKEENVKMRNFIVAKESTKKWNKKPFEFNKFVGELSEKIFNFNFNVIPKNEPSVELSRRGLTSLQIS
- the LOC112695853 gene encoding uncharacterized protein isoform X3, coding for MMDEMTKNQPSHWWWLETTTTNRSPWLQSTLSELNEKTKAMLKVIEEDADSFAKRAEMYYKKRPELLRMVEDFYRTHRSLAERYDQVRPETGIGLLNSGGSPFASAKHRFEKLLTFADDHRGYDTYSESYDVESEVDDPEQEVEEEEESKSNHKEEVEVSYVAVNDEVIRLRDEMKRLNEETKAQKDQLKMKDSACDEVMMLREEIERLKEENEAQREQLKQKDEEKIEVIRQLSMAIDVMKEENVKMRNFIVAKESTKKWNKKPFEFNKFVGELSEKIFNFNFNVIPKNEPSVELSRRGLTSLQIS